In Rhodamnia argentea isolate NSW1041297 chromosome 11, ASM2092103v1, whole genome shotgun sequence, one genomic interval encodes:
- the LOC115727187 gene encoding uncharacterized protein LOC115727187, whose protein sequence is MTVRDNRIPSSDVEKKKKMLPQQQGPATELAFSGAGAKDCGQPLDRRRSLGVAKPKVSAEEEAATDTESGGSSEEMESPRSLAGKWMRRAEKKLACLHSQVLRIREEDLHLGEDIGEGLSSKDKVSSSATVAAASRDDIVVLSRSILPCSPLSGKVKPIHSLG, encoded by the coding sequence ATGACAGTTAGAGACAATCGGATCCCGAGCTCCGacgtggagaagaagaagaagatgctgcCGCAGCAGCAGGGACCTGCGACGGAGCTCGCCTTCTCCGGAGCTGGCGCGAAGGACTGCGGACAGCCTCTCGATCGCCGGAGATCGCTCGGGGTGGCGAAGCCGAAGGTGTCCGCGGAAGAGGAGGCTGCGACGGACACGGAGAGCGGAGGATCGTCGGAGGAGATGGAGTCGCCGCGGTCTTTGGCGGGGAAGTGGATGCGGAGGGCGGAGAAGAAGCTGGCGTGCTTGCACAGTCAGGTCCTGAGGATCAGAGAGGAGGATCTGCACCTCGGCGAAGATATTGGCGAAGGCCTCAGCTCCAAGGACAAGGTCAGCAGCAGCGCGACCGTGGCAGCAGCCTCGCGCGACGACATCGTGGTCCTGTCGCGGTCGATCTTGCCGTGCTCGCCTCTGAGCGGCAAGGTCAAGCCGATCCATTCCTTAGGCTGA